From the genome of Parabacteroides sp. FAFU027:
AAAATACATCTACCTTCAACATGAATCGTTAAAACATTTATGAAGTTTCATCTTTTAGCTTTTCAAAATTATGCAGGATTGAAGCCCTGATACTCATTGATAAATTGGACACGTTTGCGCCTTTGAATTGTGTAAATCTTCTTGCATCTTTTATTTTCCTGAAATGAAATAATAAGCAATAATCTATATCACGATAAAAATAGTATCTATTTGTCATCAAATCAGCCCGAGTCCTGACACAATTCGTATCATCCTGTGTGCCAATTACCGAAAATAATCAAAATGTCACCATTTTAACAATTCATCCGAATAAAAAATAGTCGATTTTGCAATCTCAATATTGCAAAATTGTGTACTTTTGCAACCACATTGAATTTTCCAACATAATAAATATACCATCATGAGCTTGATGCAAGAAATTGTAGCGCGTGCTAAGGCTGACAAGCAGCGCATTGTCCTTCCGGAAGGAACTGAAATCAGAACCCTGAAAGCTGCCAACCAAATCCTGGCGGACGGAGTAGCAGAAATTATTCTTATCGGTAATCCGGAGGAAGTAAACAAATTAGCTCAGGAGAATAATCTTTCCGATATTTCAAAAGCAACCATCGTTGACCCGATCGATAACGATAAAAAAGAGGTTTACACCAACCTGCTGTTCGATTTGCGCAAAAGCAAAGGCATGACCATCGAGCAGGCTCAGAAACTGGCTCAGGATCCGCTTTACCTGGCTTGCCTGATGATCAAAAACGGTGACGCCGACGGTGAAGTAGCCGGTGCTCAAAATACGACAGGTAACGTACTTCGTCCTGCCTTCCAGATCGTAAAAACCCTTCCGGGTATCAGCGTGGTTTCAGGTGCATTCCTGATGTTTATGCCTGAAGACAAATGGGGAAACAACGGAATCATGGTATTTGCTGACTGTGCCGTTCACCCGAATCCTACCGCTGAGGAATTGGCGCAAATCGCTGTTTCTACCGGACATACGACCCGTGCTATTGCAGGTTTCGAACCTAAAATCGCGATGTTGAGCTTCTCTACCAAAGGAAGTGCGAAACATGAAATGGTGGACAAAGTGGTAAAAGCAACCCAACTGGCGAAAGAACTGGATCCGACATTGAAAATCGACGGTGAACTTCAGGCTGATGCAGCTATCATCGCATCAGTAGGTCAAAGCAAAGCTCCGGGCAGTGAAATCGCCGGCCAGGCTAATGTTTTGGTTTTCCCAACTCTTGAAGTTGGTAACATCGCGTACAAACTGGTACAACGTCTTGCAAACGCTGAAGCTGTAGGTCCTATCCTTCAGGGTATCGCCGCTCCAATCAATGACTTGTCGAGAGGTTGCTCTCCGGAAGATGTGTACAGTCTGATCGCGATTACAGCTAACCAGGCTATCGGTATCAAAAACAGCAAGAAATAACTGGCCTCCATTGTAGGGGATAAAGTTTAATTACCCGTTTACCAATAAACTTAATAATATATGTCTGAAACTATTTATGATCAAATAGAAAACTATGGTTTGAGTCAGAAAGACCGCAAAAAAACCATGTTTTCCAAAATCGGTGTGGTAGGCTGCGGTAGAGAAGGGCAAAACATCGTGGGAATTACTGCATCGGCAGGTCTTGACGTTGTGTTTGTAGAACTCTCCCAGGATAAAATCGATACTGCAATCAGCAGAATCGGCCGCAACCTCGACGATAAAATCGAAAACTGGGGTCTTACTGCCGGTGAGAAAAAAGCCATCATGACCCGCATTAAAGGTACTGTGAATTACGAAGACCTCAGCGATTGTGACTTCGTAATCGAGTGTACCCGCCACGATACCAACACCGGTGAGCGCAACACCCGCTACCGTAAAGAGGTGTTCGAAAAACTGGAATCTGTATTGGCTCCGGATGCAATCATCGCGACCAATGCCTCAACGGTAATCGTTACCGAACTGGCGCAAGACCTGCAATACAAAGAGCGTTGCATCAGCCTTCACTTCCTGGTTACACAACCGGAAGGCCGCATCCTCGAGATTGTAAAAGGTCTTTATACCTCAGATGAAGTGTATGAGAAAGTTTTGGTATTCACCAAAATGATCAAACACGAAATCATCAGCGTACATGAAAGCGCCGGCCTCGTGAGTCTTCGACTTTTCGTGGTAATGCTCAACGAAGGTTGCCAGATGTTGATGGAAAACGTTGCTTCAATCGAAGATATCGACAAAATCCTGACCAAAGGTTGGGGATACCGCAAAGGTGTGTTCCGTATTGCCGACGAAATCGGTATTGAGAAAGTGGTTGCCCTGATGGAAAATATGTTCCGTGAATACGGTGACAAAAAATACAAACCGAACACCCTGTTGATGCGTCTTTACCGCGCTAAACAATTCGGACAGCATACCGGAAAAGGATTTTACACTTACGATGAGAACGGTAAACTGATTAAGTAATCCCCGTTTTTCTAAATTAACTAGCACAAAAAGAAAATGAAGATATTAGTCTTGAATTGCGGAAGTTCTTCGGTGAAGTACAAACTCATCAACATGGAGAACAAAGATGTATTGGCTCAGGGCGGAATCGAGAAAATCGGACTGAAAGGTTCGTTTCTCAAACTTACGCTCCCCAATGGCGATAAAGTAGTACTCGAAGGTGAAATCCTCGAGCACCAGGCTGCCATCGAATATATCCTTGGCGTATTGCTGAGTGAAAAATACGGTTGTATTAAATCGTTGGACGAAATCAATGCTGTAGGCCACCGCGTGGTACACGGCGGAGAGAAATTCAACTCCTCTGTATTGATTGATGACGAAGTGATTGCTAAAATGGAAGAGTGCATCGAGATGGCTCCCCTCCACAATCCACCAAACCTCAAAGGTATCTACGCGGTAAAAAGCCTGATGCCGAATGTTCCTCAGGTAGGTGTATTCGACACTGCTTTCCACCAGACTATGCCTGACTACGCATATTTCTACGGTATTCCGTATTCTCTGTACGAAAAATATTCTATCCGTCGTTACGGATTCCACGGAACCAGCCACCGTTACGTTTCAAAACGTGCCTGTGATGTTTTGGGAGTTCCTTATGAGTCTCAGAAAATCATCACCTGCCACATTGGTAACGGTGCTTCATTAGCGGCTATCAAAGACGGTAAATCAGTTGATACAACTATGGGATTCACTCCGGTAGAAGGTTTGATGATGGGTACTCGTTCAGGTGATGTTGACGCGGGTGTAATTACCTTCCTGATGGAAAAAGAAAGCATTGGTGCACAAGGCATCAGCAACATGCTGAACAAACAAAGTGGTATGATGGGTATCTCCGGCATTTCTTCGGATATGCGCGAAGTTGCCTCTGCGGCTGACGAAGGTAACTACCGTGCTAAACTTGCCCTGGATATGTACGAATACCGCATCAAAAAATACATCGGCTCATTTGCTGCTGCTTTGGGTGGTGCTGATATTATCATATTTACCGGTGGTGTAGGCGAGAATAAAGTTTCTTCCCGTCTCAACGTTTGTAGCAACATGGAATACATGGGTATTAAAATGGATGCGGAAAAGAATGCAAAAGTTTACGGTGACGAGGCTGTGATTAGTGCTGACGATTCGAAGGTAAAAGTGATGGTTATCCCTACCGACGAAGAGTACATGATTGCATCCGACACACTGGAAATCCTGACAGCTAAAAACTAATCCTTTTTAACCACGATAAATCAATAAACTATGGTACTTGGTTCATTAAAAAACACCGAAGCGGCTGAAAAACTTCACCCGCTGTTTAAACAGGCGTTCGACTATATCAAAGCCAACGATATGGCTAAAGCTGAAGCCGGCAAAATCGAACTGGACGGTAAAAATCTTTTTATCTCTGTGCAGGAAATTACCGGTAAAACTAAGGAAGTGGCTAAAATGGAAACTCACAACAAATACATCGACATCCAGATCCCTGTGGTTGGTGTGGAAACTATGGGTTGGTTAGCTGGTGATAAATGTGTAAACTCTCCGGAGGGTTACAACGAAACCAAAGATATCACCTTCTTTACTGACGCTCCGGCAACTTATGTAGATGTTCATCCGGGCGAATTCGTAATCTTCTTCCCTGAAGACGGTCACGCTCCTGCTATCGGTAATGGCGCTATCAAAAAACTGGTAGTGAAAGTTCTGGTATAGGATTTAGCTAAACGTTATATGTAAAAACGGCTCAGAGACTTTTGTTCTGAGCCGTTTTTTTTGGGTGACAAGGAACGCACTTACCAACATATCGTTAGCTCATTTTAATTATTCTCCTCCAATCCATAAATCGCCACGTTTGAAAAAATACAACTCGGTCACATCACCAATTGGTTCAGCCAATCTTACAGTCTTATGTGGCTTGGTTAATTGCTTCTCAAACCAACGCTTATGCTTCATAATCAGACAATGAAGCATAAGCTTCAGAAGACCCGACATAGTCATTACCGTAGCACTCCTCGTCCCAACTGTATCCACAGTTTAATTTGCTAAACCGGTCTTTTATTCTGGCAGGAAGCGTTGACTTCCATATTTTATTCTTCTCCGGTTTATCAAAGAGAGTCTCATAATGAGCTATCCTTTCTCCAACCGCACATACGACCTGTGATTTTGAGAAACGAGGTTCATACAGCCAGATTTTCAAATAATAGGGTTTTCCTGATTTATCCAACTGTTCTTTCCAAGATTGATAAATATCCAATAATCCTTCAAGAATTAGTTGTCTTGTTTTCCCTTTTGGGGCGGGAATTATGCTATTCAAAATTGAGAGATCACACCACGGATGAACAACCATTTTTGAATAAACATAATAGAATGATTCAAGCGACTCAACATTAAGGTTCAGATTTTCCAAACGCCAAAGCTCAATCTGTCGTTGTCGTCTATTATGCCCTCTAATTTTCTGTTTTCTCATTCGTTTAGAATTAAATGCCGGTTTAAATATACAGAAAGTTTGACCCGTTACACAAAAAGACTAGCATTAAATTTCAGGCTTACAAGAGACTGCATACAATGGGTAGTCCCTTCTAAAATAGCACTTCCATCACCATTGTCAATCTCTTATCCTATTTCGGCAAATATTATACAGCTTAGCACAAGGCGTACGCTAATTTTGTATTCGTCAAATTTTCCCCAAACAGAAGATTCAGAGCTAAATATAAATTGGCAATACAATATCATGTTTAATCACTACCAAAAGAAACTTTCTCTATTCACGGCAGCATTCACATTGGGAATGATGTCGTTCTTTCAACTGAATGCAGCGACAAAACAGGCTGCATCCCAAACGCAAATTCAATACCTTTCCGGCAAAGGATCCGATAGCATGGTGCAATGGGACTTCATGTGTACCGATGGTCGCAACAGCGGAAAATGGAGCAAAATCGGCGTGCCTTCCTGCTGGGAACAACAAGGATTCGGAACATACAACTATGGTGTTCTTTTCTATGGAAAAGCGACAGCCCCGGGTATTCCTACCGAGCAGGGGATGTACAAATATACTTTCAAAGTGCCTGAAGAGTGGCGCGGTCGTCGTGTTCGCATTGTCTTCGAAGCCTCAATGACCGATACTGAAGTTCGCGTGAATGGTAAAAAAGCAGGTGTACACCAAGGTGCTTTCTATACTTTCCGATATGATGTAACTGACCGTCTTTTCTATGGCGGTAAAGACAACTTGCTCGAAGTAACTGTTAGCAAAGAATCTTCAAATCCGAGCGTAAATCTGGCCGAACGTCGTGCAGATTACTGGAATTTCGGTGGAATTTTCCGTCCGGTATATCTGGAAGCGTTACCGGTTCAGTTCATTGACAGAACAGCGTTGAAAGCTGAAATGGACGGTACTTTCAGAGCTGAGGTTTATCTGGGTGATGGCGCTCCTAAGGGTGCTAAAATAGTAGCGCAGGTAACCGACATCAACGGCAAACCGGTTGGAAAATCGTTCGAAACTGAAGTGCGTGAAGGTGGTGACAAAGCAATCCTGAGTTCTCATTTTGATAATGTAAAACTCTGGTCAGCTGAAGCTCCAAACCTTTATAAAGTAAATTACACCTTATATTCAGGAGACAATGCCGTACATACTGTAACTGAGAAATTCGGTTTCCGCACATTCGAAATTCGCAAAGGAGACGGTCTTTACCTGAATGGACAGCGCATCATGGTACGTGGTGTTAACCGTCACAGTTTCCGTCCGGAATCGGGTCGCACACTCAATCGCACTGCCAATTACGATGATGTAAAGCTTATCAAAAGCATGAATATGAATACCGTTCGTCTTTCTCACTATCCGGCTGATCCGGCTTTCCTTGAAGCTTGTGATGAACTTGGACTTTATGTGATGAATGAGCTGGGCGGATGGCACGGTAAATACGATACCGGCATCGGTAAAGTATTGGTTGGTGAAATGGTTACCCGCGATGTGAATCACACGTCTGTCGTTTTCTGGTCAAATGGAAACGAAGGTGGATGGAATACCGAACTGGATGGCGAATTTGCCAAATGGGATCCGCAGAATCGTCCGGTTATTCACCCGCAAGGCAATCTAAACGGACTCGAAACCATGCACTATCGTTCATACGGTGAAACACAGGAATACCTTCGTGGTAAAGATGTTTTCATGCCGACTGAGTTCCT
Proteins encoded in this window:
- the pta gene encoding phosphate acetyltransferase, which encodes MSLMQEIVARAKADKQRIVLPEGTEIRTLKAANQILADGVAEIILIGNPEEVNKLAQENNLSDISKATIVDPIDNDKKEVYTNLLFDLRKSKGMTIEQAQKLAQDPLYLACLMIKNGDADGEVAGAQNTTGNVLRPAFQIVKTLPGISVVSGAFLMFMPEDKWGNNGIMVFADCAVHPNPTAEELAQIAVSTGHTTRAIAGFEPKIAMLSFSTKGSAKHEMVDKVVKATQLAKELDPTLKIDGELQADAAIIASVGQSKAPGSEIAGQANVLVFPTLEVGNIAYKLVQRLANAEAVGPILQGIAAPINDLSRGCSPEDVYSLIAITANQAIGIKNSKK
- a CDS encoding 3-hydroxyacyl-CoA dehydrogenase family protein — translated: MSETIYDQIENYGLSQKDRKKTMFSKIGVVGCGREGQNIVGITASAGLDVVFVELSQDKIDTAISRIGRNLDDKIENWGLTAGEKKAIMTRIKGTVNYEDLSDCDFVIECTRHDTNTGERNTRYRKEVFEKLESVLAPDAIIATNASTVIVTELAQDLQYKERCISLHFLVTQPEGRILEIVKGLYTSDEVYEKVLVFTKMIKHEIISVHESAGLVSLRLFVVMLNEGCQMLMENVASIEDIDKILTKGWGYRKGVFRIADEIGIEKVVALMENMFREYGDKKYKPNTLLMRLYRAKQFGQHTGKGFYTYDENGKLIK
- a CDS encoding acetate/propionate family kinase; this translates as MKILVLNCGSSSVKYKLINMENKDVLAQGGIEKIGLKGSFLKLTLPNGDKVVLEGEILEHQAAIEYILGVLLSEKYGCIKSLDEINAVGHRVVHGGEKFNSSVLIDDEVIAKMEECIEMAPLHNPPNLKGIYAVKSLMPNVPQVGVFDTAFHQTMPDYAYFYGIPYSLYEKYSIRRYGFHGTSHRYVSKRACDVLGVPYESQKIITCHIGNGASLAAIKDGKSVDTTMGFTPVEGLMMGTRSGDVDAGVITFLMEKESIGAQGISNMLNKQSGMMGISGISSDMREVASAADEGNYRAKLALDMYEYRIKKYIGSFAAALGGADIIIFTGGVGENKVSSRLNVCSNMEYMGIKMDAEKNAKVYGDEAVISADDSKVKVMVIPTDEEYMIASDTLEILTAKN
- a CDS encoding YhcH/YjgK/YiaL family protein → MVLGSLKNTEAAEKLHPLFKQAFDYIKANDMAKAEAGKIELDGKNLFISVQEITGKTKEVAKMETHNKYIDIQIPVVGVETMGWLAGDKCVNSPEGYNETKDITFFTDAPATYVDVHPGEFVIFFPEDGHAPAIGNGAIKKLVVKVLV